One window of Stigmatopora nigra isolate UIUO_SnigA chromosome 14, RoL_Snig_1.1, whole genome shotgun sequence genomic DNA carries:
- the mars2 gene encoding methionine--tRNA ligase, mitochondrial isoform X3 — translation MHRYKLLQGFKSRFATGTDEHGLKIQQAADTAGEDPLTFCTGVSQRFRSVFGSCDVSFTDYIRTTEERHRKAVEHFWCTLRDKGLIYKGIYEGWYSTPDESFLTSTQVADAIDGTGQAITVSLESGHKVEWVKEENYMFRLSVFRTQLQDWLHKNPSAIQPERFRQDVLQWLQEELPDLSVSRQRSRLRWGIPVPGDPHHTIYVWLDALVNYLTVVGYPDGHSSWWSAARHIVGKDILKFHTIYWPSFLLGAGLSPPRSILVHSHWTVNGTKMSKSLGNVVDPNECSQAFTTDGLRYFLLRQGVPDSDCDYTDHKVLKLLNAELADSLGGLLNRCTAPALNPKQTYPEFCPLSFPSERGGRTVPEDYRMLDAVQNLPPSVARHYEKLNVYKALEAIASCVRQTNGFVQRHTPWKLNRTDDGDRRWLEAIVHVSLECMRIYGILLQPAVPRLADKLLSRLGVRDDERNWSDLDFLPSYRGKECPFQGRSLGPDTGVLFKRLESPSGDKEKTNLMKKHMKTKQLKTFTVR, via the exons ATGCACAGGTACAAGCTTCTGCAGGGATTCAAGTCAAGATTTGCAACAG GCACAGACGAGCATGGTTTAAAAATCCAACAGGCGGCCGACACAGCAGGAGAAGACCCCCTGACCTTCTGCACGGGCGTCTCCCAGCGATTCCGGTCCGTCTTCGGCAGCTGCGACGTGTCCTTCACGGACTACATCAGGACCACTGAGGAAAGACATCGGAAGGCAGTGGAGCACTTTTGGTGCACTCTACGAGATAAAGGGCTCATCTATAAGGGCATCTACGAGGGATGGTACTCCACACCTGACGAGAGCTTCTTGACTTCGACGCAAGTAGCTGACGCCATTGACGGGACGGGTCAGGCTATCACCGTTTCGCTGGAGAGTGGACACAAG GTGGAGTGGGTGAAGGAGGAAAACTACATGTTCCGTTTGTCGGTGTTTCGGACACAACTGCAGGACTGGCTCCACAAAAACCCCAGCGCAATCCAACCAGAGCGCTTCCGTCAGGATGTCCTCCAGTGGCTCCAGGAAGAACTTCCAGACCTTTCCGTGTCGCGCCAAAGAAGCCGTCTCCGGTGGGGGATTCCCGTCCCAGGCGATCCCCATCATACAATCTACGTGTGGCTGGATGCTTTGGTCAACTACCTCACGGTGGTCGGTTACCCCGACGGCCACAGTTCTTGGTGGAGCGCGGCTCGTCATATCGTTGGCAAGGACATCTTGAAATTCCACACCATCTACTGGCCATCTTTCCTCCTGGGAGCGGGATTGTCACCCCCTCGGTCCATACTCGTGCACTCACACTGGACAGTCAATGGGACCAAGATGTCTAAAAGTCTAGGCAACGTGGTCGATCCCAACGAGTGTTCGCAGGCGTTCACTACCGACGGCTTGAGGTACTTTCTCCTGCGTCAAGGCGTACCTGATTCCGACTGCGACTACACGGACCACAAAGTCCTCAAACTCCTCAACGCGGAGCTAGCCGACTCCTTGGGCGGTTTACTGAACCGCTGCACCGCTCCGGCGCTTAATCCCAAACAGACATACCCAGAGTTCTGCCCGTTGTCTTTTCCCAGTGAGCGTGGCGGGAGAACCGTGCCGGAAGACTACCGCATGTTGGATGCCGTGCAAAACCTCCCGCCGTCGGTGGCGCGTCACTATGAGAAGTTGAACGTCTACAAAGCCCTGGAGGCCATCGCGTCCTGCGTGAGACAAACCAACGGTTTCGTTCAACGGCACACACCTTGGAAATTGAACAGGACGGATGACGGGGACCGCCGCTGGCTGGAAGCGATCGTCCACGTCTCCCTGGAATGTATGAGGATTTACGGGATCCTCCTCCAGCCTGCTGTGCCGAGACTCGCCGACAAGCTGCTGTCTAGGCTCGGCGTGCGAGATGACGAGCGGAATTGGAGCGACCTGGACTTTCTGCCCAGCTACAGGGGGAAAGAATGCCCCTTCCAAGGGAGAAGTCTAGGACCAGATACAGGGGTGCTTTTCAAACGTCTGGAAAGTCCTAGTGGAGACAAGGAAAAGACAAATCTAATGAAAAAgcacatgaaaacaaaacagttgAAAACATTTACAGTACGTTGA
- the mars2 gene encoding methionine--tRNA ligase, mitochondrial isoform X1 yields MRAPFSFITRRCQTVGCWQQIAYLSRLSSNSRANLTSSDACKEERSYYITTPIFYVNASPHLGHLYSAVLADCMHRYKLLQGFKSRFATGTDEHGLKIQQAADTAGEDPLTFCTGVSQRFRSVFGSCDVSFTDYIRTTEERHRKAVEHFWCTLRDKGLIYKGIYEGWYSTPDESFLTSTQVADAIDGTGQAITVSLESGHKVEWVKEENYMFRLSVFRTQLQDWLHKNPSAIQPERFRQDVLQWLQEELPDLSVSRQRSRLRWGIPVPGDPHHTIYVWLDALVNYLTVVGYPDGHSSWWSAARHIVGKDILKFHTIYWPSFLLGAGLSPPRSILVHSHWTVNGTKMSKSLGNVVDPNECSQAFTTDGLRYFLLRQGVPDSDCDYTDHKVLKLLNAELADSLGGLLNRCTAPALNPKQTYPEFCPLSFPSERGGRTVPEDYRMLDAVQNLPPSVARHYEKLNVYKALEAIASCVRQTNGFVQRHTPWKLNRTDDGDRRWLEAIVHVSLECMRIYGILLQPAVPRLADKLLSRLGVRDDERNWSDLDFLPSYRGKECPFQGRSLGPDTGVLFKRLESPSGDKEKTNLMKKHMKTKQLKTFTVR; encoded by the exons ATGAGGGCCCCTTTTAGCTTCATCACCAGGAGGTGTCAAACTGTTGGCTGTTGGCAACAAATCGCATATTTATCACGGTTATCAAGTAATTCCCGGGCCAATCTTACAAGCAGCGATGCTTGCAAAGAGGAAAGAAGCTACTACATAACCACGCCGATCTTCTATGTCAACGCCTCACCTCATCTGGGCCACTTGTATTCCGCAGTTTTAGCTGACTGCATGCACAGGTACAAGCTTCTGCAGGGATTCAAGTCAAGATTTGCAACAG GCACAGACGAGCATGGTTTAAAAATCCAACAGGCGGCCGACACAGCAGGAGAAGACCCCCTGACCTTCTGCACGGGCGTCTCCCAGCGATTCCGGTCCGTCTTCGGCAGCTGCGACGTGTCCTTCACGGACTACATCAGGACCACTGAGGAAAGACATCGGAAGGCAGTGGAGCACTTTTGGTGCACTCTACGAGATAAAGGGCTCATCTATAAGGGCATCTACGAGGGATGGTACTCCACACCTGACGAGAGCTTCTTGACTTCGACGCAAGTAGCTGACGCCATTGACGGGACGGGTCAGGCTATCACCGTTTCGCTGGAGAGTGGACACAAG GTGGAGTGGGTGAAGGAGGAAAACTACATGTTCCGTTTGTCGGTGTTTCGGACACAACTGCAGGACTGGCTCCACAAAAACCCCAGCGCAATCCAACCAGAGCGCTTCCGTCAGGATGTCCTCCAGTGGCTCCAGGAAGAACTTCCAGACCTTTCCGTGTCGCGCCAAAGAAGCCGTCTCCGGTGGGGGATTCCCGTCCCAGGCGATCCCCATCATACAATCTACGTGTGGCTGGATGCTTTGGTCAACTACCTCACGGTGGTCGGTTACCCCGACGGCCACAGTTCTTGGTGGAGCGCGGCTCGTCATATCGTTGGCAAGGACATCTTGAAATTCCACACCATCTACTGGCCATCTTTCCTCCTGGGAGCGGGATTGTCACCCCCTCGGTCCATACTCGTGCACTCACACTGGACAGTCAATGGGACCAAGATGTCTAAAAGTCTAGGCAACGTGGTCGATCCCAACGAGTGTTCGCAGGCGTTCACTACCGACGGCTTGAGGTACTTTCTCCTGCGTCAAGGCGTACCTGATTCCGACTGCGACTACACGGACCACAAAGTCCTCAAACTCCTCAACGCGGAGCTAGCCGACTCCTTGGGCGGTTTACTGAACCGCTGCACCGCTCCGGCGCTTAATCCCAAACAGACATACCCAGAGTTCTGCCCGTTGTCTTTTCCCAGTGAGCGTGGCGGGAGAACCGTGCCGGAAGACTACCGCATGTTGGATGCCGTGCAAAACCTCCCGCCGTCGGTGGCGCGTCACTATGAGAAGTTGAACGTCTACAAAGCCCTGGAGGCCATCGCGTCCTGCGTGAGACAAACCAACGGTTTCGTTCAACGGCACACACCTTGGAAATTGAACAGGACGGATGACGGGGACCGCCGCTGGCTGGAAGCGATCGTCCACGTCTCCCTGGAATGTATGAGGATTTACGGGATCCTCCTCCAGCCTGCTGTGCCGAGACTCGCCGACAAGCTGCTGTCTAGGCTCGGCGTGCGAGATGACGAGCGGAATTGGAGCGACCTGGACTTTCTGCCCAGCTACAGGGGGAAAGAATGCCCCTTCCAAGGGAGAAGTCTAGGACCAGATACAGGGGTGCTTTTCAAACGTCTGGAAAGTCCTAGTGGAGACAAGGAAAAGACAAATCTAATGAAAAAgcacatgaaaacaaaacagttgAAAACATTTACAGTACGTTGA
- the mars2 gene encoding methionine--tRNA ligase, mitochondrial isoform X2: protein MQRDNRKKNTTFMWHLLRQDRDLLADCMHRYKLLQGFKSRFATGTDEHGLKIQQAADTAGEDPLTFCTGVSQRFRSVFGSCDVSFTDYIRTTEERHRKAVEHFWCTLRDKGLIYKGIYEGWYSTPDESFLTSTQVADAIDGTGQAITVSLESGHKVEWVKEENYMFRLSVFRTQLQDWLHKNPSAIQPERFRQDVLQWLQEELPDLSVSRQRSRLRWGIPVPGDPHHTIYVWLDALVNYLTVVGYPDGHSSWWSAARHIVGKDILKFHTIYWPSFLLGAGLSPPRSILVHSHWTVNGTKMSKSLGNVVDPNECSQAFTTDGLRYFLLRQGVPDSDCDYTDHKVLKLLNAELADSLGGLLNRCTAPALNPKQTYPEFCPLSFPSERGGRTVPEDYRMLDAVQNLPPSVARHYEKLNVYKALEAIASCVRQTNGFVQRHTPWKLNRTDDGDRRWLEAIVHVSLECMRIYGILLQPAVPRLADKLLSRLGVRDDERNWSDLDFLPSYRGKECPFQGRSLGPDTGVLFKRLESPSGDKEKTNLMKKHMKTKQLKTFTVR, encoded by the exons ATGCAACGTGACaaccggaaaaaaaacacaaccttCATGTGGCATTTACTTCGACAAGATCGAGATC TTTTAGCTGACTGCATGCACAGGTACAAGCTTCTGCAGGGATTCAAGTCAAGATTTGCAACAG GCACAGACGAGCATGGTTTAAAAATCCAACAGGCGGCCGACACAGCAGGAGAAGACCCCCTGACCTTCTGCACGGGCGTCTCCCAGCGATTCCGGTCCGTCTTCGGCAGCTGCGACGTGTCCTTCACGGACTACATCAGGACCACTGAGGAAAGACATCGGAAGGCAGTGGAGCACTTTTGGTGCACTCTACGAGATAAAGGGCTCATCTATAAGGGCATCTACGAGGGATGGTACTCCACACCTGACGAGAGCTTCTTGACTTCGACGCAAGTAGCTGACGCCATTGACGGGACGGGTCAGGCTATCACCGTTTCGCTGGAGAGTGGACACAAG GTGGAGTGGGTGAAGGAGGAAAACTACATGTTCCGTTTGTCGGTGTTTCGGACACAACTGCAGGACTGGCTCCACAAAAACCCCAGCGCAATCCAACCAGAGCGCTTCCGTCAGGATGTCCTCCAGTGGCTCCAGGAAGAACTTCCAGACCTTTCCGTGTCGCGCCAAAGAAGCCGTCTCCGGTGGGGGATTCCCGTCCCAGGCGATCCCCATCATACAATCTACGTGTGGCTGGATGCTTTGGTCAACTACCTCACGGTGGTCGGTTACCCCGACGGCCACAGTTCTTGGTGGAGCGCGGCTCGTCATATCGTTGGCAAGGACATCTTGAAATTCCACACCATCTACTGGCCATCTTTCCTCCTGGGAGCGGGATTGTCACCCCCTCGGTCCATACTCGTGCACTCACACTGGACAGTCAATGGGACCAAGATGTCTAAAAGTCTAGGCAACGTGGTCGATCCCAACGAGTGTTCGCAGGCGTTCACTACCGACGGCTTGAGGTACTTTCTCCTGCGTCAAGGCGTACCTGATTCCGACTGCGACTACACGGACCACAAAGTCCTCAAACTCCTCAACGCGGAGCTAGCCGACTCCTTGGGCGGTTTACTGAACCGCTGCACCGCTCCGGCGCTTAATCCCAAACAGACATACCCAGAGTTCTGCCCGTTGTCTTTTCCCAGTGAGCGTGGCGGGAGAACCGTGCCGGAAGACTACCGCATGTTGGATGCCGTGCAAAACCTCCCGCCGTCGGTGGCGCGTCACTATGAGAAGTTGAACGTCTACAAAGCCCTGGAGGCCATCGCGTCCTGCGTGAGACAAACCAACGGTTTCGTTCAACGGCACACACCTTGGAAATTGAACAGGACGGATGACGGGGACCGCCGCTGGCTGGAAGCGATCGTCCACGTCTCCCTGGAATGTATGAGGATTTACGGGATCCTCCTCCAGCCTGCTGTGCCGAGACTCGCCGACAAGCTGCTGTCTAGGCTCGGCGTGCGAGATGACGAGCGGAATTGGAGCGACCTGGACTTTCTGCCCAGCTACAGGGGGAAAGAATGCCCCTTCCAAGGGAGAAGTCTAGGACCAGATACAGGGGTGCTTTTCAAACGTCTGGAAAGTCCTAGTGGAGACAAGGAAAAGACAAATCTAATGAAAAAgcacatgaaaacaaaacagttgAAAACATTTACAGTACGTTGA